A single genomic interval of Rhea pennata isolate bPtePen1 chromosome 5, bPtePen1.pri, whole genome shotgun sequence harbors:
- the DBX1 gene encoding homeobox protein DBX1 encodes MMFPSLIAPPAVYPNLLRPTPTLTLPQSLQSAFSSHSSFLVEDLIRISRPASYLPRTAPPPSMSPPSSAARTDAGTPELSSSTPAGARRICSPQTSVPSSGDSTFLKFGVNAILSSAPRAETSPALLQSVPPKTFSFPYFEGSFQPFIRSSYFPAASSVVPIPGTFSWPLAARGKPRRGMLRRAVFSDVQRKALEKMFQKQKYISKPDRKKLAAKLGLKDSQVKIWFQNRRMKWRNSKERELLSSGGCREQTLPTKFNPHPDLSDVGKKCSGEEEEEVPPTCPPSPRHPLSYHQSPEQRHLRDRLDSQRSPSPSHSSSPSKPSDFSDSEEEDDDGEEEEEEITVS; translated from the exons ATGATGTTCCCAAGCCTCATAGCTCCTCCGGCTGTCTACCCCAACCTGCTGCGGCCGACTCCTACCCTGACTTTGCCTCAGTCGCTGCAGTCAGCTTTTTCCAGCCATTCCAGCTTCCTAGTGGAAGATCTGATCCGCATCAGCAGGCCCGCCAGCTACCTGCCCAGGACTGCCCCTCCGCCCAGCATGTCCCCGCCGAGCTCGGCGGCCAGGACGGACGCGGGCACGCCGGAGCTCTCCAGCTCCACCCCCGCGGGCGCCAGGAGGATCTGTTCGCCGCAGACTTCCGTCCCTTCCAGCGGCGACTCCACTTTCCTCAAGTTTGGGGTCAACGCCATCCTGTCGTCCGCCCCCCGAGCCG aAACTTCCCCTGCGTTGCTTCAGAGCGTCCCTCCAAAGACTTTCTCCTTTCCATACTTTGAAGGATCCTTCCAGCCTTTTATCAGATCTTCCTATTTTCCAG CTGCCTCCTCTGTGGTGCCCATCCCAGGCACCTTCTCATGGCCACTGGCAGCCCGTGGCAAACCCCGCCGTGGCATGCTGCGTCGCGCCGTCTTCTCCGACGTGCAGCGCAAAGCACTGGAGAAGATGTTCCAGAAGCAGAAGTACATCAGCAAGCCCGACAGGAAAAAGCTGGCAGCCAAACTGGGCCTCAAAGACTCACAG GTAAAGATCTGGTTCCAGAACAGAAGGATGAAGTGGAGGAACTCCAAAGAAAGAGAGCTCCTCTCTTCTGGTGGCTGCAGAGAACAAACCTTACCCACCAAATTCAACCCTCATCCAGACCTCAGTGATGTAGGCAAGAAGTGttcaggagaggaagaggaggaagttcCCCCCACCTGCCCACCCAGCCCCCGGCATCCCTTAAGCTACCACCAGTCCCCAGAGCAGCGACACTTGAGGGACAGACTGGACTCCCAGAGGTCTCCTTCTCCATCCCATTCTAGCAGTCCCAGCAAACCTTCAGACTTCTCGGACTCagaggaagaggatgatgatggggaagaggaagaggaggagataaCAGTCTCTTAG